One segment of Marinobacter sediminum DNA contains the following:
- the torT gene encoding TMAO reductase system periplasmic protein TorT — MKRILSASTATVAMAFAISSSAMAEEWYPYPVEVWTPPFNMESPRSKADYVPVDQAAQKWNLCVSFPHMKDAYWLGVNYGITEEAKRVGVAATVTDAGGYTNLNTQISQIEDCVSAGADAVIIGAIAYDGLNNLVAEISEKGVPVIDVINGMSSDKLSAKSLVSFGEMGAKAGEFLADLHPAGGESAKVAWFPGPAGAGWVEAGNTGFLGAVEGSAIEMIETKYGDTGKEAQARLVEDTLQTYPDLDYIVGTAVTAEAAIPILRSRGLTDKVKVVSYYYAPGVDRGIARGQILAAPTDSTVVQGRIAVDQAVRILEGKDYLKHVGPKLYVVTQDNYDEFDPASTLAPDGFRPVFSVK, encoded by the coding sequence AGAGGAATGGTACCCCTATCCTGTCGAAGTCTGGACCCCGCCTTTTAATATGGAGAGCCCGCGCAGCAAGGCGGATTACGTTCCAGTCGACCAAGCTGCACAAAAATGGAATCTCTGCGTTTCTTTCCCGCACATGAAGGATGCCTACTGGCTAGGCGTCAACTACGGCATCACCGAAGAAGCCAAACGGGTCGGTGTGGCAGCCACTGTGACTGATGCGGGTGGCTACACCAACCTGAACACTCAGATCTCCCAGATCGAGGACTGCGTTTCAGCAGGTGCTGATGCCGTTATCATCGGCGCCATCGCCTATGACGGGCTTAACAACCTGGTCGCTGAGATCAGTGAGAAAGGTGTCCCGGTCATCGACGTCATCAACGGAATGTCGTCTGACAAGCTCTCGGCCAAGTCGCTGGTTTCCTTTGGCGAAATGGGTGCCAAGGCCGGTGAATTCCTGGCCGATCTGCATCCTGCCGGTGGTGAGTCCGCGAAAGTGGCCTGGTTCCCGGGACCTGCCGGTGCCGGCTGGGTCGAAGCGGGGAATACCGGCTTTCTGGGCGCGGTAGAGGGTTCCGCTATTGAGATGATAGAAACGAAATACGGTGACACCGGTAAGGAAGCCCAGGCTAGGCTCGTTGAGGATACCCTCCAGACCTATCCGGACCTTGACTACATTGTCGGCACTGCGGTCACAGCAGAAGCAGCCATTCCAATCCTGCGTTCACGCGGTCTGACGGATAAAGTCAAGGTGGTCTCTTATTATTATGCTCCAGGTGTTGATCGGGGTATCGCGCGTGGCCAGATCCTTGCTGCACCAACAGACTCCACCGTCGTCCAGGGCCGCATCGCTGTCGACCAGGCCGTGCGGATACTGGAAGGCAAAGATTATCTCAAGCATGTTGGCCCGAAGCTCTATGTGGTAACGCAGGACAACTACGACGAGTTCGACCCGGCTTCGACCCTGGCACCAGACGGCTTCCGCCCCGTGTTTTCGGTAAAATAA
- a CDS encoding sugar ABC transporter ATP-binding protein — MLNSINNQQVCEEGGANLLPLLQTQAITKDYPGVRALDGVDFELLPGEVHVLFGENGAGKSTLISILAGANQPSTGQITYKGKPVTLASVHDARSLGISAVFQEFSLISQMTVEENLFLGAEPRRAGLLDRARISREAKETLDELGFALRPDQLVDNLTRAEQQMVEIAKAFRSELQVLILDEPTASLTTHETDQLFELIGGLKERGVGVIYITHRMAEIRRIGDRITVLRDGRYIDTVNATEATEDDLVQLMTGRVVGAIFPELNLNAPGEVVLDARNVTTHDGTVVDASMTVRAGEVVGMAGLVGSGKSELMQACFGAMAIRTGTVTLKGQDIAGHTPKRNIRDGFLYLPADRHNEGLMMTRSVRENVALASLDIEPFSKGIFINRGGEKKAVEALTTRLNLSPPQIERTVEHFSGGNQQKVMLARALTRKYDLIVFDEPTVGVDVGTRASIYEFIIELARSGVAIILISSDLPEILHLTTRAYVFYHGRTQAELQADELTEEKVLAHFFEKEAC, encoded by the coding sequence ATGTTGAATTCAATCAACAACCAGCAGGTTTGTGAGGAGGGGGGAGCAAACCTGCTCCCGCTCCTCCAGACCCAGGCTATTACCAAGGACTATCCCGGCGTCCGGGCGCTCGATGGCGTGGATTTCGAGCTGCTTCCCGGTGAAGTGCATGTGCTGTTCGGTGAGAACGGTGCAGGGAAGTCAACCCTGATTTCCATTCTGGCTGGTGCCAACCAGCCGAGCACCGGCCAAATAACCTACAAAGGTAAGCCGGTGACACTGGCTTCGGTTCACGACGCTCGCTCCCTGGGAATTTCGGCGGTTTTCCAGGAATTCTCATTGATCTCTCAAATGACAGTAGAGGAGAACCTGTTTCTTGGTGCCGAGCCCAGACGCGCCGGATTACTCGACCGGGCTCGTATCAGCCGGGAGGCAAAGGAGACGCTTGATGAGCTTGGCTTCGCGCTGAGACCCGACCAGCTTGTCGATAACCTCACCCGTGCAGAGCAACAGATGGTCGAGATCGCCAAGGCATTTCGTTCCGAACTTCAGGTTTTGATTCTCGATGAACCTACGGCCTCACTCACCACGCATGAGACTGACCAGTTGTTCGAATTGATTGGTGGCTTAAAGGAACGGGGTGTTGGAGTCATCTACATTACTCACCGGATGGCTGAAATTCGTCGTATTGGCGACCGTATCACTGTTCTTCGCGACGGCCGCTACATCGATACTGTCAATGCGACGGAAGCGACGGAGGATGATCTGGTGCAGCTCATGACCGGTCGTGTGGTTGGTGCCATCTTTCCGGAGCTGAACCTGAATGCGCCGGGCGAGGTGGTACTTGACGCCAGGAATGTCACGACACACGACGGCACAGTGGTCGATGCATCCATGACCGTGCGGGCCGGTGAGGTGGTTGGCATGGCCGGTCTGGTTGGATCGGGAAAATCGGAACTGATGCAGGCCTGTTTCGGTGCAATGGCAATCCGCACCGGGACTGTCACGTTGAAGGGCCAGGATATTGCCGGCCACACACCAAAACGCAATATACGGGATGGTTTCCTCTATTTGCCTGCAGACAGGCACAACGAGGGCCTGATGATGACGCGATCGGTGCGCGAGAATGTTGCGCTCGCTTCACTCGACATCGAGCCATTCTCAAAGGGTATTTTTATCAATCGTGGTGGCGAAAAAAAGGCAGTTGAAGCTCTCACCACAAGGCTCAATCTGTCGCCGCCGCAAATTGAACGTACGGTCGAACACTTTTCCGGTGGCAACCAGCAAAAGGTGATGCTTGCCCGTGCCTTGACCCGCAAGTACGACCTGATCGTTTTCGACGAACCAACAGTGGGCGTCGATGTTGGCACACGCGCTTCAATTTATGAGTTCATTATTGAACTCGCACGCAGCGGTGTGGCCATCATCCTTATTTCGTCCGACCTGCCTGAAATACTTCACCTTACTACCCGCGCCTACGTTTTTTACCACGGACGGACTCAGGCCGAACTGCAGGCCGATGAACTCACAGAGGAGAAGGTGCTTGCCCATTTCTTCGAAAAGGAGGCCTGCTAA
- a CDS encoding ABC transporter permease produces the protein MAEQSDTAPSAPAIGGLGNLTKRLFVKLGILPFLLFIAMVVFTLLSDNFLTLQNLMNVLRQSVYLMIVALGQMMALLTGGFDLSVGTALALSSVVGALVMATIFSMAPDMVWLAIAVGCLAGILAGVMIGVVNGAGVAFFNVSPFMVSLGMASVGFGVALYLTGGVPVYGMPRAFSDTFGYGSLLGIPAPVFVAVLLAIALYVFLYRTPQGRYFYAVGGNLKAASLSGINTKATLFFTYVLSAFFAAVAGMLLTARIDTGEANIGASMPLESIAACVIAGVSLRGGVGRLESVVLGALFIGLIQNGMNLAQIESYLQTVVLGTLLILAVIADQIRLRYVASLKN, from the coding sequence ATGGCTGAGCAATCTGATACTGCGCCGAGCGCGCCGGCCATCGGCGGCCTTGGGAACTTAACCAAACGTCTGTTCGTCAAGCTCGGCATTCTGCCGTTTCTACTGTTCATCGCCATGGTTGTGTTCACACTGTTGTCGGACAACTTCCTTACGCTGCAAAACCTGATGAACGTGCTTCGCCAATCGGTCTACCTCATGATTGTTGCACTTGGCCAGATGATGGCCCTGCTCACCGGGGGCTTTGACCTGTCGGTTGGCACGGCCCTGGCACTGAGCTCAGTGGTCGGGGCGTTGGTGATGGCCACCATCTTCTCGATGGCTCCCGACATGGTCTGGTTGGCCATCGCCGTTGGCTGTTTGGCCGGCATTCTGGCAGGCGTCATGATTGGTGTCGTCAACGGTGCGGGCGTCGCCTTCTTCAACGTGTCGCCTTTCATGGTGTCGCTCGGCATGGCATCGGTCGGTTTCGGTGTCGCGCTATACCTGACCGGTGGCGTGCCTGTTTACGGGATGCCTCGCGCCTTCAGCGACACCTTTGGCTATGGTTCCCTGCTCGGTATACCCGCGCCAGTCTTTGTGGCTGTATTGCTGGCGATTGCACTCTATGTGTTCCTCTACCGTACGCCTCAGGGCCGGTATTTCTATGCGGTCGGCGGCAATCTGAAGGCTGCATCACTGTCCGGCATCAACACTAAAGCCACGCTGTTCTTCACCTATGTGCTGAGCGCTTTCTTCGCAGCCGTCGCCGGTATGCTTTTGACGGCGCGTATTGACACCGGCGAAGCCAACATTGGTGCTTCGATGCCGTTGGAATCAATTGCCGCCTGCGTCATCGCTGGAGTCAGTCTTCGAGGTGGTGTGGGGCGCCTTGAGAGCGTCGTACTCGGTGCACTGTTCATCGGACTGATTCAGAACGGCATGAACCTCGCGCAAATCGAATCCTACTTACAAACTGTAGTGCTTGGCACTTTGCTGATACTCGCGGTCATCGCTGACCAGATCAGGCTTCGCTACGTTGCCTCCCTCAAGAATTAA
- a CDS encoding LamB/YcsF family protein produces the protein MHADINCDMGESFGLYKMGDDEGMMPYITQANIACGFHGSDPNHMRSTVELARKNNVKIGAHFSLPDLAGFGRREMKIGREEMANIILYQIGALKGFLDAGGVALSHLKPHGALYGMAARMEHIAHAVADAAEVYGVPVLGLAGTQHEMVYKERGIPFSAEFFADLEYDDNGSLIITRSHGEVDPGYAASRVIDAMRNGKVDSVNGKPLPVRADTICVHSDTPNAIDIAKAVNAAVNQL, from the coding sequence ATGCATGCAGATATTAATTGTGACATGGGTGAAAGCTTCGGCCTTTACAAAATGGGTGATGATGAAGGCATGATGCCGTACATCACTCAGGCAAACATAGCCTGCGGTTTCCATGGCTCCGACCCTAACCACATGCGCAGCACCGTAGAGCTGGCCCGCAAGAATAACGTAAAAATTGGTGCACATTTCTCGCTCCCCGATCTGGCCGGATTCGGCCGGCGGGAAATGAAGATTGGCCGTGAGGAAATGGCCAATATCATCCTCTATCAGATCGGAGCACTGAAGGGCTTTCTCGATGCCGGCGGTGTCGCGCTGTCCCACCTCAAACCACACGGCGCACTCTATGGCATGGCAGCGCGCATGGAGCACATCGCCCATGCCGTTGCCGATGCCGCCGAAGTCTATGGTGTGCCCGTGCTTGGACTAGCTGGCACCCAGCACGAAATGGTTTACAAAGAACGCGGTATCCCCTTCTCGGCAGAGTTCTTTGCCGATCTGGAATACGATGACAACGGAAGTCTGATCATCACCCGGTCGCATGGTGAGGTTGATCCAGGATACGCGGCATCGCGCGTTATCGACGCAATGCGCAATGGCAAAGTGGACAGCGTCAATGGAAAGCCACTGCCTGTTCGCGCCGACACCATCTGTGT